One genomic window of Ottowia oryzae includes the following:
- a CDS encoding (2,3-dihydroxybenzoyl)adenylate synthase, whose amino-acid sequence MSDALIPLVQPWPADLAERYRAAGYWRGETFPGILRDRAVRFAERTAVVAGEDRWTYAELNARAEKIAAGLLGLGLAPGDRVVIQLGNTAAYYAVVWGLFRAGLIPVFALAAHRLTEVAHFARKSQASAYVAVERYEGFDYRTLARELLAQPDIGVQHVVIAGDAAEFQSLDALPGAPGLLPTSDPDPQSVAFLQISGGSTGLSKLIPRTHDDYIYSFRASNEICGIGADSVYLVALPAAHNFPMSSPGALGVFYAGGTVVLSPSPSPDVAFPLIARERVTDLGLVPPLALLWAQAAERTPHDLSSLRVLQVGGAKLTLEAARRVVAALPVRLQQVFGMAEGLVNYTRLDDDEDTVLGTQGRPISPDDEVLVVDDHGQPVAQGQPGYLLTRGPYTIRRYHNDEPANARSFTEDGFYRTGDIVVQRASGHLIVQGRAHDHINRAGEKISAEEVEDLLLAHPQVFDVAVVSIPDEYLGERICAFVIPRQGEKPRPPEIKAWMRGRGVAAFKLPDQFVLVNAFEVTAVGKTSRKELRARLRADFIASQKKD is encoded by the coding sequence ATGAGCGATGCATTGATTCCATTGGTACAACCGTGGCCCGCCGACTTGGCCGAGCGTTACCGCGCGGCAGGCTACTGGCGCGGGGAGACCTTTCCGGGCATCTTGCGCGACCGCGCCGTGCGCTTTGCCGAGCGCACCGCCGTGGTCGCTGGCGAAGACCGCTGGACCTACGCCGAGCTGAACGCCCGCGCCGAGAAGATCGCCGCAGGCTTGCTGGGGCTGGGCCTGGCGCCCGGTGACCGCGTCGTCATCCAACTTGGCAACACGGCCGCCTATTACGCCGTGGTGTGGGGGCTGTTCAGGGCCGGTCTGATCCCGGTATTTGCGCTGGCGGCGCACCGCCTCACTGAAGTTGCACACTTTGCGCGCAAGTCGCAGGCCAGCGCCTACGTGGCGGTGGAGCGCTACGAAGGTTTCGACTACCGCACACTGGCGCGCGAGCTGCTGGCGCAGCCGGACATCGGCGTGCAGCACGTGGTGATCGCGGGCGACGCGGCCGAGTTTCAGTCGCTGGATGCGTTGCCCGGCGCGCCGGGCTTGCTGCCCACCAGCGACCCCGACCCGCAGTCCGTCGCCTTTTTGCAAATCTCGGGCGGCTCCACCGGCCTGTCCAAGCTGATCCCGCGCACGCACGACGACTACATCTACAGCTTTCGTGCCAGCAACGAGATTTGCGGCATTGGTGCGGATTCGGTCTACCTGGTGGCGCTACCGGCCGCGCACAACTTCCCCATGAGTTCGCCTGGCGCCCTGGGCGTGTTCTATGCCGGGGGCACGGTGGTGTTGTCGCCGTCACCTTCACCCGACGTGGCCTTCCCGCTCATCGCGCGCGAACGCGTGACCGACCTCGGTCTGGTGCCCCCACTGGCGCTGCTGTGGGCACAGGCGGCCGAGCGCACGCCGCACGACTTGTCCAGCTTGCGGGTCTTGCAGGTGGGCGGCGCCAAGCTCACGCTCGAAGCCGCACGCCGGGTTGTCGCCGCGCTGCCAGTGAGGCTGCAACAGGTGTTTGGCATGGCCGAAGGCCTGGTCAACTACACGCGGCTGGACGACGACGAGGACACGGTGCTGGGCACGCAAGGCCGCCCGATCAGCCCGGACGATGAGGTGCTGGTGGTGGACGACCACGGCCAGCCTGTAGCGCAAGGCCAGCCCGGCTACCTGCTGACGCGCGGGCCCTACACGATCCGCCGCTACCACAACGACGAGCCGGCCAACGCGCGCTCGTTCACCGAAGACGGCTTCTACCGCACCGGCGACATCGTGGTGCAACGTGCATCCGGCCATCTCATCGTGCAAGGCCGCGCGCACGACCACATCAACCGCGCTGGCGAAAAGATCTCGGCCGAAGAGGTTGAAGACCTCTTGCTGGCGCACCCGCAGGTGTTTGACGTGGCCGTGGTTTCCATCCCCGACGAGTACCTGGGCGAGCGCATCTGCGCGTTCGTGATTCCCCGACAGGGCGAGAAGCCGCGCCCGCCAGAGATCAAGGCGTGGATGCGCGGGCGCGGTGTGGCCGCGTTCAAGCTGCCTGACCAGTTTGTACTGGTCAACGCATTTGAAGTCACGGCCGTGGGCAAGACCAGCCGCAAGGAACTGCGGGCACGCCTGCGCGCCGATTTCATCGCCAGCCAGAAGAAAGACTGA
- a CDS encoding phosphopantetheine-binding protein: MTAFTLERMRADVARMLREDPENIGLDDNLMDWGLDSMRLLDLVMSWNAAGLNIDVMEIGAETSLNGWWRVIQQQGA, from the coding sequence ATGACTGCCTTTACCCTCGAGCGCATGCGCGCGGACGTGGCGCGCATGCTGCGCGAAGACCCCGAAAACATTGGCCTGGACGACAACCTGATGGACTGGGGCCTGGACTCGATGCGGCTGCTGGATCTGGTGATGAGCTGGAACGCCGCCGGCCTGAACATCGACGTGATGGAGATCGGCGCCGAGACTTCGCTGAACGGCTGGTGGCGCGTGATCCAGCAGCAGGGCGCATGA
- a CDS encoding non-ribosomal peptide synthetase, whose product MSSEITPNGPWPLTEAQEGLWYAQRLDPANPSFHCGHALWIDGPLDVAAFRAAAEQGARECQSLSLALRETAQGVTQWIDPTRTPALEVVDLTEDADAQQRARNAMQADMQTPIDPLQDALAKQVLFKLGDTAFCWYQRAHHLATDGFAMALWSHRVADLYAARLGVSPERKPLSAFAGVAADDAAYRASAQRAADAGYWRERFAQPPEVAGLAPGRAVAAHRCHRISTALPLMVAAALKAQATRLDIGWPDLLTALTALYCQRMAAADSTVLGIPFMGRLGTAAARASCIAMNVLPLRVDGQPGQALADYVEQSARAQLQARRHGRYRSEQLRRDLGLLGGQRRLFAALINVQPYYQPLALPGLRARLEILGTGPIDDLTIGFRGFGDQLDLELEANPDLYALSTVQAHLARLPCFLAAALDVLASGGAVDDVPLASPAETRAHLFEHNASDHPVANTTLTALIEAQMAQRPDSTALEFEGDRLTYAELEQRSRCLAAALRQQGAGRGTLVAVALPRSLDLLVALVAVLRAGAAYLPLDLSHPTERLARIAQLAQPLCVLAEADAQALLPSDVPVWAPSDWPDACAAAALHSDITPADAAYVIYTSGSTGEPKGVVIEHRAIVNRLEWMRQHYGFDADDRILQKTPATFDVSVWEFFLPLITGCTLVIAPPQAHRDPAWLADIIRTQQIGTCHFVPSMLAAFLAHPASRGLRLRRIFCSGEELPAALRDRLHATLSSELHNLYGPTEAAVDVSCWPASAADHSRPVPIGFPVWNTRLYVLDAHMRPVPPDVPGDLYLGGVQLARGYLGREDLTAERFLPDPHRPGERIYKTGDVARWRQGDGAIVFLGRSDHQVKLRGLRIELGEIEAALLATRRVTRAEVLLREDGGDARLVAYVQAVPGAPWDEAALHQQLSARLPDYMVPAACVPLQSWPVTANGKLDRQALPAPVFSANVSGRALRTPTETALAGLFAELLHLPATPPLGADADFFSLGGDSLSAVQLLLLIEERWRRNPGLGALFEAPTIAALASAIDSETVRFDSGLKPVIQLAAGDPAQPPLFLIHPAGGIAWGYRALARALANASPSRSVWGLQSPALNPALPLPHSIAALGEAYADRIESLHTTGPIHLAGWSVGGIIAQAIAVALQQRGRRVGLVALLDAYPADCWRDEPEPTPQQALRALLAIAGYDPEGFPELDTPAKLIEFLRQGDSALGNLPGEALQGVVRVVTDTNRLIRQHHHQRMAGTLTHIRAALDHAAQPQLQAQRWAPYADEIDTLEVPLMHAQMTSAAATQRIAPALAARMALIENPHRPPWHRPERGGPQPLFANAPV is encoded by the coding sequence GTGTCTTCTGAGATCACCCCCAACGGCCCCTGGCCGCTGACCGAAGCGCAGGAAGGCCTGTGGTACGCCCAGCGGCTGGATCCGGCCAACCCCAGTTTCCATTGCGGTCACGCCCTATGGATCGACGGCCCACTAGATGTGGCCGCCTTTCGCGCCGCCGCCGAACAAGGGGCGCGCGAATGCCAGTCCTTGTCCTTGGCCCTGCGCGAAACGGCGCAGGGCGTAACGCAATGGATCGACCCCACTCGCACGCCCGCGCTGGAAGTCGTTGACCTCACGGAGGACGCCGACGCGCAGCAACGCGCGCGCAACGCCATGCAGGCCGACATGCAGACGCCGATCGATCCGCTGCAGGACGCGCTGGCCAAGCAAGTGCTGTTCAAGCTGGGCGATACCGCGTTCTGCTGGTACCAGCGGGCCCACCACCTGGCGACCGATGGCTTTGCCATGGCACTGTGGAGCCACCGCGTCGCCGACCTGTACGCCGCACGCCTGGGCGTGTCGCCCGAGCGCAAGCCGCTGTCCGCCTTCGCTGGCGTGGCTGCGGACGACGCCGCCTACCGTGCCAGCGCCCAACGCGCGGCGGACGCGGGCTACTGGCGCGAGCGTTTTGCCCAGCCGCCCGAAGTGGCCGGCCTGGCGCCCGGCCGTGCCGTGGCGGCGCACCGCTGCCACCGCATCAGCACGGCGCTGCCGCTGATGGTGGCGGCCGCCCTGAAAGCGCAAGCCACGCGCCTGGACATCGGCTGGCCCGACCTGCTCACGGCGCTCACAGCGCTGTATTGCCAGCGCATGGCTGCGGCCGATTCCACCGTGCTGGGCATTCCCTTCATGGGCCGGCTGGGAACAGCCGCGGCGCGTGCCAGTTGCATCGCGATGAACGTCCTGCCGCTGCGCGTGGACGGCCAACCGGGCCAAGCCCTGGCCGACTACGTTGAACAAAGCGCCCGCGCCCAACTGCAGGCGCGCCGTCACGGCCGCTACCGCAGCGAACAATTGCGGCGCGATCTGGGCCTGCTGGGCGGCCAGCGGCGCCTGTTCGCGGCGCTGATCAACGTGCAGCCCTACTACCAGCCGCTGGCGCTGCCGGGGCTGCGGGCGCGCCTGGAAATATTGGGCACTGGCCCGATCGACGACTTGACCATCGGCTTCAGGGGATTTGGCGACCAGCTTGACCTCGAGCTGGAGGCCAATCCCGACCTGTATGCGCTCTCAACCGTCCAGGCGCATCTGGCCAGACTGCCGTGCTTCCTGGCTGCGGCGCTGGACGTGCTGGCCAGCGGCGGCGCCGTGGACGATGTGCCACTGGCCAGCCCCGCAGAAACCCGTGCGCACCTGTTCGAGCACAACGCTTCGGACCACCCTGTGGCCAACACCACATTGACGGCGCTGATCGAAGCGCAGATGGCCCAGCGGCCAGATTCGACCGCGCTCGAATTCGAAGGCGACCGCCTGACCTACGCCGAGCTGGAGCAGCGCAGCCGCTGCCTGGCCGCCGCCTTGCGCCAGCAGGGCGCGGGCCGCGGCACGTTGGTGGCCGTGGCCTTGCCGCGCTCGCTGGATCTGCTGGTCGCGCTGGTCGCCGTGCTGCGCGCCGGCGCGGCCTACCTGCCCCTGGATCTTTCGCACCCCACGGAAAGACTGGCTCGCATCGCGCAGCTGGCACAGCCGCTTTGCGTCTTGGCCGAGGCGGACGCGCAAGCGCTGCTGCCAAGCGACGTGCCGGTTTGGGCCCCCAGCGATTGGCCGGATGCCTGCGCCGCGGCGGCGCTGCACTCTGACATCACGCCGGCGGACGCCGCCTACGTGATCTACACCTCCGGCTCCACCGGAGAGCCCAAGGGCGTGGTGATCGAGCACCGCGCCATCGTCAACCGGCTGGAATGGATGCGGCAGCACTACGGCTTTGACGCGGATGACCGCATCCTGCAAAAGACGCCAGCCACCTTCGACGTGTCGGTGTGGGAGTTCTTCCTGCCGCTGATCACCGGCTGCACCCTGGTGATCGCGCCGCCGCAGGCGCACCGCGATCCGGCGTGGCTGGCCGACATCATCCGCACGCAGCAGATTGGCACCTGCCACTTCGTCCCGTCCATGCTGGCCGCGTTTCTGGCGCATCCGGCCTCGCGCGGCCTGCGCCTGCGGCGCATCTTCTGCAGCGGCGAAGAGCTACCGGCTGCGCTGCGCGACCGGCTGCACGCCACGCTGTCGAGCGAGCTGCACAACCTCTATGGCCCCACCGAAGCCGCGGTAGACGTCAGCTGTTGGCCCGCCAGCGCGGCCGACCACTCGCGCCCGGTGCCGATTGGCTTTCCGGTCTGGAACACCCGGCTCTACGTGCTGGACGCGCACATGCGCCCTGTGCCGCCGGACGTGCCGGGCGATCTGTACCTGGGCGGCGTGCAACTGGCGCGCGGCTACCTGGGCCGAGAAGACCTGACCGCCGAGCGTTTCCTGCCCGACCCGCACCGCCCGGGCGAGCGCATCTACAAGACCGGCGACGTGGCGCGCTGGCGCCAAGGCGACGGCGCCATCGTCTTCCTGGGCCGCAGCGACCACCAGGTCAAGCTGCGCGGCCTGCGCATCGAGCTTGGCGAGATCGAAGCCGCGCTGCTGGCCACGCGGCGGGTGACGCGCGCCGAAGTGCTGCTGCGAGAGGACGGCGGTGACGCGCGGCTGGTCGCGTACGTGCAGGCCGTGCCAGGCGCGCCGTGGGATGAAGCCGCGCTGCACCAGCAACTGTCGGCCCGCCTGCCCGACTACATGGTGCCCGCCGCTTGCGTGCCGCTGCAATCATGGCCTGTCACCGCCAATGGCAAGCTGGACCGCCAGGCGCTGCCCGCACCGGTGTTCTCGGCCAACGTGTCGGGGCGGGCACTGCGCACGCCGACCGAGACCGCGCTGGCCGGCCTCTTCGCCGAGCTGCTGCACTTGCCCGCCACGCCGCCGCTGGGCGCCGATGCCGACTTCTTCAGCCTGGGGGGCGACTCGCTGTCTGCCGTGCAGTTGCTGCTGCTGATCGAAGAGCGCTGGCGCCGCAACCCGGGGCTGGGCGCCCTGTTCGAGGCGCCCACCATCGCCGCACTGGCCTCGGCCATCGACAGCGAGACCGTGCGCTTTGACAGCGGCCTGAAGCCCGTCATCCAACTGGCCGCGGGCGACCCGGCACAACCGCCGCTGTTCCTGATCCACCCTGCCGGCGGCATTGCCTGGGGTTACCGCGCCTTGGCGCGCGCGCTGGCCAATGCCAGCCCGTCGCGCAGCGTGTGGGGCCTTCAATCGCCCGCGTTGAACCCGGCGCTGCCGCTGCCCCACAGCATCGCCGCGCTGGGCGAGGCGTACGCCGACCGAATCGAAAGCCTGCACACCACCGGGCCGATTCACCTGGCTGGCTGGTCGGTCGGCGGCATCATCGCGCAGGCCATCGCCGTGGCGCTGCAGCAGCGCGGCCGCCGCGTCGGCCTGGTGGCGCTGCTGGATGCGTACCCCGCCGATTGCTGGCGGGACGAGCCTGAGCCCACCCCGCAGCAAGCGCTGCGCGCGCTGTTGGCCATCGCCGGGTACGACCCTGAGGGCTTCCCCGAGCTGGATACGCCCGCCAAGCTGATCGAGTTCCTGCGCCAGGGCGACAGCGCGCTGGGCAACCTGCCGGGTGAGGCGCTGCAGGGCGTGGTGCGCGTCGTGACCGACACCAACCGCCTGATCCGCCAACACCATCACCAACGCATGGCCGGCACGCTGACGCACATCCGCGCCGCGCTGGACCACGCTGCCCAGCCGCAGCTGCAGGCACAGCGCTGGGCGCCCTACGCCGACGAGATCGACACGCTGGAAGTGCCCCTCATGCACGCGCAGATGACCAGCGCGGCAGCCACGCAGCGCATTGCGCCGGCCCTGGCAGCGCGCATGGCGCTGATCGAGAACCCCCATCGCCCGCCATGGCACAGGCCTGAGCGCGGCGGCCCACAACCCTTGTTTGCCAACGCCCCTGTATGA
- a CDS encoding Bug family tripartite tricarboxylate transporter substrate binding protein, which produces MTTSRRRFIARSAGLGLGACASFASDLISPARGAPAPAFPTRAVRVFTPFPAGSGPDASLRMVADQLSRHWGQPVLVDNRPGGNGFIAVAAFKKGASDGHDLLQLDSTHITSHPSTFANLPYDVQRDFASLRMLLRTPFFVTVGARSPHRTLEDLLRTARAQPGRVTYGSWFNGSPGHLAGLLMQSRFDVSMLHVPFRDFGQLYTAVANGDVDWAMGSVATAAPLEKAGRLRFIALAAPQRDPLYPDVPATAETPATRGFEVSAWAGLFAPAAISGELRRMISADVSQALAAPEVVAAYKTLGYEAPNLSPPQFDALIRRETAQWAKVVQAAHLKLD; this is translated from the coding sequence ATGACCACCTCTCGACGACGCTTCATCGCACGCAGTGCAGGCCTGGGTCTGGGCGCCTGCGCGAGCTTCGCCAGCGACCTGATCTCCCCGGCCCGCGGTGCGCCGGCCCCCGCCTTCCCGACGCGCGCGGTGCGGGTGTTCACCCCATTTCCCGCCGGCAGCGGGCCGGATGCCTCGCTGCGCATGGTGGCCGACCAGCTCTCGCGGCACTGGGGCCAGCCGGTGCTGGTCGACAACCGGCCGGGGGGCAATGGCTTCATCGCGGTGGCCGCCTTCAAGAAAGGCGCCAGCGACGGGCACGACCTGCTGCAGCTCGACAGCACCCACATCACCAGCCACCCCAGCACCTTCGCCAACCTGCCCTACGACGTGCAGCGCGATTTCGCGTCCTTGCGCATGCTGCTGCGCACGCCGTTTTTTGTGACCGTTGGCGCGCGCAGCCCGCACCGCACGCTGGAAGACCTGCTGCGCACCGCGCGCGCGCAGCCAGGGCGCGTTACGTACGGGTCGTGGTTCAACGGCAGCCCAGGGCATCTGGCCGGGCTGCTGATGCAGTCCAGGTTCGACGTGAGCATGCTGCACGTGCCGTTCCGCGATTTCGGGCAGCTCTACACCGCGGTGGCCAATGGCGACGTGGATTGGGCCATGGGCAGCGTGGCCACGGCCGCCCCGCTGGAAAAGGCCGGGCGCCTGCGCTTCATCGCGTTGGCCGCGCCGCAGCGCGACCCGCTCTACCCCGACGTGCCCGCCACCGCTGAAACGCCCGCCACGCGCGGCTTTGAGGTCAGCGCCTGGGCGGGCCTGTTTGCGCCAGCCGCCATCTCGGGCGAGCTGCGGCGGATGATTTCAGCCGATGTGTCGCAGGCCCTGGCCGCGCCCGAAGTGGTGGCGGCCTACAAAACCCTGGGCTACGAAGCGCCCAACCTCAGCCCGCCGCAGTTTGACGCACTGATCCGCCGCGAAACCGCCCAGTGGGCCAAGGTGGTGCAGGCCGCCCACCTCAAGCTGGACTGA